A stretch of Mya arenaria isolate MELC-2E11 chromosome 14, ASM2691426v1 DNA encodes these proteins:
- the LOC128217725 gene encoding putative Dol-P-Glc:Glc(2)Man(9)GlcNAc(2)-PP-Dol alpha-1,2-glucosyltransferase, which translates to MFVLAVSFVLFSISTIFTFWYLYGKQNDPYMDEIFHVPQAKHFCDGNFTHWDPMITTLPGLYLMTAGLLQPIASLLNISIMEICTTYSLRGVNVLFCFGNFYLIYAILKKLHNPFLDESGLKLAMSTLALGWFPVLYFFTFLYYTDPGAIFMVLLMYLFCLHDSHKMAAIFGVAAILFRQTNVIWVIYMAGLAIRKELSIWMRETAGKKVDELDKLSDWDLFKLTLTTLKDCALNKRTLLMKLLSSILKQVYGYLIVGIGFVLFIILNGGIVVGDKTQHTACLNFPQLFYFFTMANFFGVFHLTSPFKMLDFLKFCLKHPLYVIMFFALAFLMVNYYTHEHLYLLSDNRHYTFYVWHKIYKRHRYVKFALIPIYLYSIWAFIVELKHRDIYWKILYFVCLVVATVPQKLLEYRYFILPYLIYRLNMRYGTNVGLMHEVLLYIVLNIATLYLYAERPFKWSHEDGLQRFIW; encoded by the exons atgtttgtgttgGCTGTCAGCTTTGTTTTGTTCAGCATTTCGACGATTTTCACATTCTGGTACCTTTATGGCAAACAGAATGACCCCTATATGGACGAAATATTCCATGTTCCTCAAGCAAAGCACTTTTGTGATGGAAACTTTACCCAT TGGGACCCGATGATAACGACACTGCCAGGGCTGTACCTGATGACAGCAGGGTTACTCCAACCCATCGCTTCACTGCTAAACATCTCAATAATGGAGATATGCACAACATACTCGCTTAGGGGAGTCAATGTCCTCTTTTGCTTCGGAAACTTCTACCTCATCTATGCAATATTGAAGAAATTGCATAATCCGTTCTTG GATGAGTCTGGCCTGAAGCTTGCAATGAGTACATTAGCCCTCGGCTGGTTTCCAGTTCTCTATTTCTTCACCTTTCTCTACTACACTGATCCAGGAGCCATCTTCATGGTTCTCCTCATGTATCTATTCTGTCTCCATGACAGCCATAAGATGGCAGCAATATTTGGAGTGGCGGCCATCTTGTTTAGGCAAACCAATGTGATCTGGGTCATCTACATGGCTGGTCTGGCCATAAGAAAGGAGCTATCGATATGGATGAGGGAAACTGCAGGGAAAAAAGTGGATGAGCTTGATAAACTGAGTGATTGGGATCTTTTCAAGTTAACTCTTACAACTTTGAAAGACTGTGCCTTGAATAAAAGGACCCTTTTGATGAAACTTTTATCCAGCATCTTAAAGCAAGTGTATGGGTATTTGATCGTGGGTATTggatttgtattgtttattattttgaatggcGGGATAGTCGTAGGAGACAAGACTCAACACACAGCATGTTTAAACTTTCCACAATTATTCTATTTCTTTACCATGGCAAATTTCTTTGgtgtttttcatttaacatctcccttcaaaatgcttgattttCTAAAATTTTGTCTTAAGCATCCATTGTATGTGATAATGTTCTTTGCCCTTGCTTTTCTAATGGTGAATTATTACACACATGAGCACTTGTACTTATTGTCTGACAACCGGCACTATACATTTTATGTATGGCATAAGATATACAAAAGACACAGATATGTGAAGTTTGCTTTAATACCCATCTACCTATATAGCATATGGGCTTTTATAGTTGAGTTAAAGCATAGAGATATTTATTGGAAGATTTTGTACTTTGTTTGCTTGGTTGTAGCGACTGTTCCGCAAAAATTACTAGAATATCGTTATTTTATACTACCATACTTGATATACAGACTAAACATGCGCTATGGAACGAATGTTGGACTAATGCATGAGGTTCTTTTGTACATAGTGTTGAATATAGCTACATTATATTTGTACGCAGAAAGGCCTTTCAAGTGGTCTCATGAAGATGGTCTCCAAAGGTTTATCTGGTGA